The Novipirellula galeiformis genome contains a region encoding:
- a CDS encoding AAA family ATPase, with protein sequence MPTPRKEILPTIQAALRERFVFCDVIADLLSAACYEPCNVLLWGPGGHGKSEMALTALRALGLQDEEIFIQSFGEGMSEDRLWGGPDMASLDTCVRYDTTRSFLAPQYKVVIFEELFDAPAQALLPLKDVLTRRAFMNGNERVEMAAKVVIACTNKDPREFAEGSDAVQALLERFLLQKEVRWPGYEAKHYRELFAKVHRNSSMGGKQLQTMLSKVIAGLNEAKTFIMSPRMAIQSLEVVSNEAKIHGDNTVTAEAFRSIRFVQGMQSYTADLSRRIERQLPNEPIHIRLTDADFSHHDDGPLKTPRGEVPARISQSLKSRFIHCDEIVQVLTHAFFQPCNVLLWGPGGHGKSDMVMTALQELGYLENEIFLQSFGEGMTEDRLWGGPNIAKLDLCLEYDTDRSFLPYEVVILEEILDASSQALLPLKDVLTRRVFMNGNRPVPMRSQAIVACTNKDPRQFAKDSDAVKALLERFPLQLEVRWPSYDQADYEALFHKTNPDAGPDRRKLNRIYAHVIANLNDDRESGFQVSPRIALGGLRLAANSVGRHGRKKMIVDDILTIRNIQGMESYQRDVESLIRSALREGGVEVLLSDIDERAHQLQGKMQDINRKFAAAKDLDDEARGDVNDEAISDMVDLMSSMDALKHELQNLQVSDPMLVKWKKRSELAVDQVAAEIEAGR encoded by the coding sequence TTGCCAACCCCACGAAAAGAGATTTTGCCGACAATCCAAGCCGCACTCCGCGAGCGGTTCGTGTTTTGTGATGTGATCGCTGACCTGCTCTCGGCGGCCTGTTACGAACCCTGCAATGTGTTGTTGTGGGGCCCCGGCGGACATGGCAAGTCAGAGATGGCGTTGACCGCCCTACGTGCATTGGGATTGCAGGACGAAGAGATTTTTATTCAATCCTTTGGCGAAGGGATGAGTGAAGATCGGCTTTGGGGCGGGCCCGATATGGCTTCGCTCGATACCTGTGTTCGCTATGACACGACGCGATCGTTTTTGGCGCCGCAGTACAAAGTCGTGATTTTTGAAGAACTGTTCGACGCCCCGGCGCAAGCGCTCTTGCCACTGAAAGACGTGTTGACGCGGCGTGCCTTTATGAACGGCAACGAACGCGTCGAGATGGCTGCGAAGGTTGTCATCGCGTGCACCAACAAAGACCCGCGAGAGTTTGCCGAGGGCAGCGACGCGGTCCAAGCATTGCTGGAGCGTTTTTTGTTGCAAAAGGAAGTGCGTTGGCCGGGTTACGAAGCAAAGCACTACCGCGAACTGTTTGCCAAGGTCCATCGCAATTCAAGCATGGGTGGCAAGCAGTTGCAAACGATGCTTTCCAAAGTGATCGCGGGTTTGAATGAAGCCAAAACCTTCATCATGTCGCCACGCATGGCGATTCAGTCGTTAGAGGTGGTGAGCAATGAAGCCAAGATCCATGGCGATAACACCGTTACCGCCGAAGCGTTTCGGAGCATTCGCTTTGTCCAAGGAATGCAGTCCTACACGGCTGATTTATCGCGGCGGATTGAACGGCAATTGCCGAATGAACCGATTCACATTCGACTTACCGATGCCGACTTTTCTCACCACGACGACGGACCCTTAAAAACACCTCGCGGCGAGGTGCCCGCACGGATTTCGCAAAGTTTGAAGTCGCGTTTCATCCATTGTGATGAAATCGTGCAAGTGTTGACTCACGCGTTCTTTCAGCCCTGCAATGTGCTGTTGTGGGGGCCCGGGGGTCATGGCAAATCCGACATGGTGATGACGGCGCTCCAAGAACTCGGCTATCTCGAAAACGAGATTTTTTTACAGTCGTTTGGCGAAGGGATGACCGAGGATCGACTGTGGGGCGGTCCCAACATTGCCAAATTGGACCTCTGTTTGGAATACGATACTGACCGCTCGTTCTTGCCGTACGAGGTGGTGATCTTAGAAGAAATCCTCGATGCGTCATCGCAAGCGCTGTTGCCGCTCAAAGATGTGTTAACGCGCCGCGTCTTTATGAATGGCAACCGACCGGTGCCGATGCGATCGCAAGCGATTGTGGCCTGTACGAACAAGGACCCACGCCAATTTGCGAAAGATAGCGACGCGGTGAAAGCACTGCTGGAACGATTTCCGCTGCAATTAGAAGTCCGTTGGCCGTCGTATGATCAAGCCGACTACGAAGCCCTGTTTCATAAAACCAATCCCGATGCTGGGCCCGACCGTCGCAAACTCAACCGCATCTATGCCCATGTGATCGCCAATTTGAATGATGATCGGGAAAGTGGTTTTCAGGTTTCTCCGCGTATCGCTCTGGGCGGCCTGCGATTGGCCGCCAACAGTGTCGGACGGCATGGCCGCAAAAAGATGATCGTCGATGATATTTTGACGATTCGCAACATCCAAGGCATGGAGTCTTATCAGCGGGATGTCGAGTCCTTGATTCGATCGGCGCTGCGTGAAGGGGGCGTGGAGGTGTTGCTCAGTGACATTGATGAACGGGCCCACCAATTGCAGGGGAAAATGCAGGACATCAATCGCAAATTCGCTGCGGCCAAAGACCTCGATGACGAGGCGCGTGGCGATGTGAATGACGAAGCGATCTCCGACATGGTCGATTTGATGAGTAGCATGGACGCGTTGAAACACGAGCTGCAGAATCTGCAGGTCTCCGATCCGATGCTCGTCAAATGGAAAAAACGCTCCGAGCTAGCGGTGGATCAAGTGGCGGCGGAAATCGAGGCCGGGAGATAG
- the rny gene encoding ribonuclease Y, whose translation MLAASETTLLYSGFSFLVGAAIVWGITQRVNSVRRTVQQQAAEKLVEAARREGETLRNQAIVEGKEAVLSIKADAEKEIAIERKQLLQREAKLDRREETIEQQEDGLRKQQRGLESTQTRLDTQLRAASEQRQRLDDTIKQQQTLLEKVSEMTREEASQALLSTLEHDLEGEVGSVLLKHQKRLNETVKAQGREMLLTAIQRFASAHTAESTTSTVDVPSDDMKGRIIGREGRNIRAFEKSTGVDVIIDDTPGVVIVSGFDPVRREIARLSLTRLISDGRIHPSRIEDVVEETGKEIDDLIMQKGREAADEVNVNGLHDRVIQMLGRLHFRTSYSQNVLRHSVEVAFISGMLAEMLGMDGDLARRCGLLHDIGKAADHELEGGHPKIGADLLRRHNEGSEVVHAALGHHDDIVTEHPYTMLVATGDACSASRPGARRESLERYIKRMEELESIATRFDGVRQAFAISAGRELRVIVNSDKTSDEEAATICRNIAQAFEKELTYPGEIKVTVLRESRFIETAK comes from the coding sequence ATGCTCGCTGCTTCCGAAACCACCCTCCTTTACTCTGGCTTCTCCTTTCTGGTAGGAGCCGCGATCGTTTGGGGCATCACCCAACGGGTCAACTCCGTCCGTCGTACGGTGCAACAACAGGCAGCTGAAAAGCTGGTTGAAGCAGCGCGTCGTGAAGGCGAAACGTTACGAAATCAAGCGATCGTGGAGGGCAAGGAAGCGGTCCTGAGTATCAAGGCGGACGCGGAAAAGGAAATCGCGATCGAGCGCAAACAGCTGCTACAGCGTGAAGCCAAACTGGACCGACGCGAAGAAACGATCGAGCAACAAGAAGACGGATTGCGCAAACAGCAACGTGGGCTTGAAAGCACTCAGACGCGGCTTGATACCCAATTGCGTGCCGCTTCGGAGCAGCGCCAACGACTCGACGACACAATCAAGCAACAACAAACGCTGCTCGAAAAGGTCAGTGAGATGACGCGGGAAGAGGCATCCCAAGCGTTGCTTTCGACGCTCGAGCATGATCTCGAAGGCGAAGTAGGGTCGGTGCTGTTGAAGCATCAAAAGCGACTCAACGAGACGGTCAAAGCGCAAGGCCGCGAGATGTTGTTGACCGCGATCCAGCGGTTCGCATCGGCACATACCGCCGAGAGCACGACCAGCACGGTCGATGTCCCCAGCGACGATATGAAGGGGCGCATCATTGGTCGCGAAGGGCGAAATATTCGCGCGTTTGAAAAGTCAACCGGCGTCGATGTGATCATCGATGATACACCGGGCGTCGTGATCGTCAGCGGGTTCGATCCGGTGCGACGCGAGATCGCTCGTCTGTCCCTAACCCGGCTGATCAGTGACGGACGCATTCACCCATCGCGTATCGAGGATGTGGTCGAAGAAACGGGCAAAGAGATCGATGATCTGATCATGCAAAAAGGACGTGAAGCGGCGGATGAAGTGAATGTGAACGGGTTGCATGACCGCGTCATCCAAATGCTCGGTCGCTTGCACTTCCGCACCTCGTATAGCCAAAACGTGCTGCGGCACAGTGTCGAGGTCGCGTTCATTTCCGGCATGTTAGCCGAGATGTTAGGCATGGATGGTGACTTGGCTCGTCGCTGTGGATTGCTGCACGACATCGGCAAAGCAGCCGACCATGAACTCGAAGGGGGGCATCCCAAAATTGGGGCGGACCTGCTGCGACGCCACAACGAAGGCAGCGAAGTCGTTCACGCAGCGTTGGGACACCACGACGACATCGTTACCGAGCACCCTTACACCATGCTGGTGGCGACAGGCGACGCTTGTAGTGCTAGCCGTCCGGGAGCCCGACGCGAATCGCTCGAGCGTTACATCAAACGGATGGAAGAGCTTGAATCAATTGCCACCCGTTTTGATGGGGTGCGCCAAGCGTTTGCGATCAGTGCGGGACGTGAACTTCGCGTGATCGTCAACAGCGACAAAACCTCCGATGAAGAAGCGGCCACGATTTGTCGCAACATCGCCCAAGCCTTCGAAAAGGAACTCACCTATCCGGGTGAGATCAAAGTCACCGTGCTGAGGGAGTCGCGTTTCATCGAGACCGCCAAATAG
- the tilS gene encoding tRNA lysidine(34) synthetase TilS, which produces MERKPNSDAWGAFCRSIDAAWPLSRWGRVGVVVGCSGGPDSVALIRGLHDLVQRSEVALPPGLLAVAHFNHATRGEESQRDESFVAELAGQLDVPFLRQRSTRVGVRDEQSLRRMRLDFLRASAEQMGARYVAVAHSADDNVETVLHHLLRGTGPTGLAGIRPHRPLGQDVVLVRPLLGITRKRICAALRWIEQSWCEDSSNANRDYRRNWIRHELMPMIESKYPDARDAISRASGTQRDWVTNMESQAEEWSTRHVQFGDAISIQRDHETDRSVIIAGMQQLWAEQRWPMQSMSQTHWQRIYDQIAGIETDACMLPGAIRIESPPGHVSLRRIEAEEQ; this is translated from the coding sequence ATGGAACGCAAACCCAACTCCGATGCCTGGGGCGCCTTTTGTCGTTCGATCGATGCTGCTTGGCCGTTGTCGCGGTGGGGACGCGTGGGCGTGGTCGTCGGCTGTAGCGGAGGCCCGGATAGCGTTGCCTTGATCCGCGGACTGCATGATTTGGTCCAGCGGTCCGAGGTCGCTCTGCCGCCAGGTTTATTGGCAGTGGCACATTTTAATCACGCCACACGAGGGGAGGAATCGCAGCGAGATGAATCCTTTGTCGCTGAGTTGGCGGGCCAGCTTGACGTCCCGTTTCTGCGTCAGCGATCCACACGCGTCGGCGTTCGTGACGAGCAATCGTTACGCCGCATGAGGCTGGACTTTCTGCGCGCGTCCGCCGAGCAAATGGGAGCCCGCTACGTCGCGGTCGCCCATTCGGCCGACGACAATGTCGAAACCGTGCTGCATCACCTATTGCGTGGCACGGGGCCCACCGGGCTGGCTGGGATTCGTCCTCACCGCCCCCTTGGCCAGGACGTGGTGTTAGTCCGTCCGCTGCTTGGCATCACGCGGAAACGCATCTGCGCCGCGCTGCGTTGGATCGAGCAATCTTGGTGCGAAGATTCAAGCAATGCCAACCGGGACTATCGCCGCAATTGGATTCGCCATGAACTGATGCCGATGATCGAATCAAAATATCCTGATGCTCGCGACGCGATTTCTCGAGCCTCCGGAACCCAACGCGATTGGGTTACCAACATGGAATCGCAAGCGGAAGAGTGGAGCACACGGCACGTCCAGTTTGGTGACGCGATTTCCATTCAACGCGACCATGAAACCGACCGCAGTGTGATCATTGCAGGGATGCAGCAATTGTGGGCCGAACAGCGTTGGCCGATGCAAAGCATGTCGCAAACGCATTGGCAACGGATCTACGACCAGATCGCAGGGATCGAGACCGACGCTTGTATGCTGCCTGGAGCGATTCGGATCGAGTCGCCCCCCGGTCATGTCTCGCTCCGGCGAATCGAAGCAGAGGAGCAATGA